One window from the genome of uncultured Tateyamaria sp. encodes:
- a CDS encoding DUF2163 domain-containing protein, translated as MSGQSEEFLAHAATGVTTFCRAWAILRTDGQSFGFTDHDTPLSFDGITFRADTGLSAAALAQTTGLSVDNTEALGALTDAAVREDEIEAGRFDNAEVRAWVVNWKDPNVRWLQFRGTIGEMRRSGGAFHAELRGLTEALNRPQGRVYQKACTAVLGDGSCRFNLDLPGYRHEGVPDRVIDGRVFEWDDLAGFEPQWFMRGRLDVVSGAAAGLWGMIKRDVTENGVRRIELWEAMRAPIVAEDAVRLTVGCDKRFETCRLKFNNLLNFQGFPDLPGDDWMMAYPTSGGSNSGGSLR; from the coding sequence ATGAGCGGGCAAAGTGAAGAGTTTCTGGCCCACGCCGCAACGGGTGTCACCACCTTCTGCCGGGCCTGGGCCATCTTGCGCACCGATGGTCAGTCATTCGGGTTTACGGACCACGACACGCCGCTGAGTTTCGACGGGATCACTTTTCGCGCGGACACCGGTCTGTCGGCCGCGGCCCTGGCACAAACCACCGGCCTGAGCGTCGACAACACCGAAGCACTGGGCGCATTGACGGATGCCGCGGTTCGCGAGGACGAGATCGAAGCGGGCCGATTTGACAATGCCGAAGTGCGCGCCTGGGTTGTCAACTGGAAAGACCCCAACGTGCGCTGGCTGCAATTTCGGGGCACGATTGGTGAAATGCGTCGGTCGGGTGGTGCATTTCACGCCGAACTGCGCGGACTGACCGAAGCGCTGAACCGCCCTCAGGGCAGGGTGTACCAGAAAGCGTGCACCGCAGTTTTGGGCGATGGGTCATGCCGTTTCAATCTGGACCTGCCGGGATATCGCCATGAGGGCGTGCCGGATCGCGTGATCGACGGGCGTGTCTTTGAATGGGATGACCTGGCGGGATTTGAGCCGCAATGGTTCATGCGTGGCCGTCTGGACGTCGTTTCGGGTGCTGCTGCTGGTCTGTGGGGCATGATCAAGCGTGATGTGACCGAAAACGGGGTGCGTCGTATCGAGCTGTGGGAGGCCATGCGTGCGCCGATCGTCGCTGAGGATGCGGTTCGCCTGACTGTCGGGTGCGACAAACGGTTCGAGACGTGCCGTTTGAAGTTCAACAACCTACTGAATTTTCAGGGCTTCCCGGATCTGCCGGGTGACGACTGGATGATGGCGTATCCGACATCTGGTGGGTCCAACAGCGGGGGCAGTTTGAGATGA
- the pdhA gene encoding pyruvate dehydrogenase (acetyl-transferring) E1 component subunit alpha, with amino-acid sequence MTARKATSKPNVSAEELQGYYRDMLLIRRFEEKAGQLYGMGLIGGFCHLYIGQEAVVVGLEAAAEDGDKRITSYRDHGHMLACGMDPNGVMAELTGREGGYSKGKGGSMHMFSKEKHFYGGHGIVAAQVPLGAGLAFADKYKENGRVTFTYFGDGAANQGQVYEAYNMAELWDLPVIFVIENNQYAMGTSTKRSTKSPSYWERGAAYGIPGEEVDGMDVLAVKAAGQKAVEHCRAGKGPYILEIKTYRYRGHSMSDPAKYRTREEVQKMRDERDPIEAVRSMLLTGKHATEEDLKAIDKEIKDIVNASAEFAKESPEPGLDELWTDIYSETAPQNA; translated from the coding sequence ATGACCGCGCGCAAAGCCACATCCAAACCCAACGTGTCTGCGGAGGAGCTGCAAGGCTATTATCGCGACATGCTTTTGATCCGCCGGTTCGAGGAAAAGGCCGGTCAGTTGTATGGCATGGGACTGATCGGGGGGTTCTGCCACCTGTATATCGGACAGGAGGCCGTTGTCGTGGGGCTGGAGGCTGCGGCCGAGGACGGCGACAAGCGCATCACGTCCTATCGCGATCACGGCCACATGCTGGCCTGTGGCATGGACCCCAACGGTGTCATGGCCGAGCTGACGGGCCGCGAGGGCGGCTATTCCAAGGGCAAGGGCGGGTCGATGCACATGTTCTCGAAAGAGAAGCATTTCTATGGCGGCCACGGGATTGTCGCGGCACAGGTGCCGCTGGGGGCGGGTTTGGCCTTTGCCGACAAGTACAAGGAGAATGGGCGCGTCACCTTCACCTATTTCGGCGATGGCGCGGCGAACCAGGGCCAGGTCTATGAGGCGTATAACATGGCCGAGCTGTGGGACCTGCCCGTCATCTTTGTGATCGAGAACAACCAGTACGCCATGGGCACGTCGACCAAGCGGTCCACCAAGTCACCCAGTTACTGGGAGCGCGGGGCCGCCTATGGCATTCCCGGCGAAGAGGTGGATGGCATGGATGTGCTGGCCGTGAAGGCCGCGGGGCAGAAGGCGGTGGAGCACTGTCGCGCGGGCAAGGGTCCGTATATCCTTGAGATCAAGACATACCGCTATCGCGGGCATTCGATGTCGGACCCGGCCAAGTACCGCACCCGCGAGGAAGTGCAGAAGATGCGCGATGAGCGTGATCCGATCGAGGCCGTCCGGTCGATGCTGCTGACCGGCAAGCACGCGACCGAAGAGGACCTGAAGGCCATCGACAAGGAAATCAAGGACATCGTGAACGCCTCCGCCGAGTTCGCGAAGGAGAGCCCGGAACCCGGCTTGGACGAGCTTTGGACCGATATCTATTCCGAAACGGCGCCGCAGAACGCGTAA
- a CDS encoding NlpC/P60 family protein has product MTRDQDMIVDEARAWIGTPYVHQMAARGAGTDCLGLVRGVWRAVVGAEPERPPAYSMDWSEPHGQERLWDAALRHLSPKDAADAALGDVILFRMRQGSVAKHLGIQSAVGTAPCFIHAYSGHGVVESPMSAPWARRIVARFQFPDVEAY; this is encoded by the coding sequence ATGACACGCGATCAGGACATGATAGTGGACGAGGCACGTGCATGGATTGGCACGCCGTATGTCCACCAGATGGCGGCGCGCGGCGCGGGTACCGATTGCCTGGGTCTCGTGCGGGGTGTCTGGCGCGCTGTTGTTGGCGCGGAGCCGGAGCGTCCGCCTGCCTACAGTATGGATTGGTCTGAACCGCATGGTCAGGAACGCCTGTGGGATGCAGCGCTGCGTCATCTGAGCCCAAAAGACGCGGCCGATGCGGCCCTTGGCGATGTGATCCTGTTTCGCATGCGCCAGGGGTCTGTTGCCAAGCATCTGGGTATTCAGTCCGCTGTCGGCACCGCTCCTTGTTTCATCCATGCGTATAGCGGCCACGGGGTTGTCGAAAGCCCGATGAGCGCGCCGTGGGCCCGCCGGATCGTGGCCCGTTTTCAATTCCCTGATGTGGAGGCCTACTGA
- the cysE gene encoding serine O-acetyltransferase, whose amino-acid sequence MADLRTNIASIDPVWDQITEEARQAVADEPLVGGFVHACILHHKSVEKALSYRIAAKLASNEMSMVVVREIVEEAYQKSPALVEAARADLVAVYERDPACHRLLQPILYFKGYQAMQAYRVGHFLWEEGHTDLAYFFQMRVSEIFGVDIHPAARIGKGIMIDHAHSIVIGETAVVGDNVSMLHSVTLGGTGKEEEDRHPKIGNGVLIGAGAKVLGNIKVGNCSRIAAGSVVLDEVPPCKTVAGIPARIVGEAGCDQPSVSMNHMLGKDH is encoded by the coding sequence ATGGCTGATCTACGCACAAATATTGCTTCTATTGATCCTGTTTGGGATCAGATCACGGAAGAGGCGCGGCAGGCTGTCGCCGATGAACCGCTGGTCGGTGGCTTTGTTCATGCCTGTATCCTGCACCACAAGTCGGTGGAAAAGGCGCTGTCTTATCGGATAGCGGCTAAATTGGCGTCCAACGAGATGTCGATGGTCGTCGTTCGCGAGATCGTCGAGGAAGCCTATCAGAAATCGCCAGCGCTGGTGGAAGCGGCGCGGGCTGATCTGGTTGCGGTGTACGAACGTGATCCTGCCTGCCACCGCCTGTTGCAGCCGATCCTGTATTTCAAGGGATATCAGGCCATGCAAGCCTACCGCGTAGGCCACTTTCTTTGGGAAGAGGGGCACACGGATTTGGCGTATTTCTTCCAGATGCGTGTTTCCGAGATATTTGGCGTGGACATTCATCCTGCCGCCCGGATCGGCAAGGGCATCATGATTGACCACGCGCATTCCATCGTCATTGGCGAGACCGCCGTCGTGGGTGACAATGTTTCCATGCTCCATTCCGTGACTTTGGGTGGGACCGGCAAGGAAGAAGAAGATCGCCACCCCAAGATTGGGAACGGCGTCTTGATCGGGGCCGGTGCAAAAGTTCTGGGCAATATCAAAGTGGGCAATTGCAGTCGCATCGCGGCAGGGTCAGTCGTGCTTGACGAAGTGCCGCCGTGCAAAACGGTGGCAGGTATTCCGGCGCGCATCGTGGGCGAGGCCGGGTGCGATCAACCATCTGTGTCCATGAACCACATGCTTGGAAAAGATCACTAG
- a CDS encoding glycoside hydrolase/phage tail family protein encodes MATVILSAAGAAIGGSVGGSVLGLSSVAIGRAVGATLGRVIDQRVMGQGSEVVEHGKVDRFRLSNSGEGAAIAQLYGRMRLGGQVIWASDFLETVTVSGGGGGGGKGGPKPPPQPEVREYSYSISLALAVCEGEITRIGRVWADGEEVAINDLNMRVYTGAHDQLPDPLMEAIEGQGKVPAYRGTAYVVIENLALGQFGNRVPQFSFEVVRPEQPDQLEADEEISRAVKAVALMPGTGEYALATTAINYIDGNQGRWSANINTPAGQTDFNVSFDTLQDELPNCEAVSLIVSWFGNDLRCGSCQIQPKVERKDIEGENAPWFSGHRFRHEVAEVPRVDDRPIYGGTPSDASVIEAIGAMNAAGKKVMFYPFILMDQLQGNDLPNPYDPDSTQPHLPWRGRITLSKAPGLDGSPDGSPQADTEVDAFFGTVTAAHFQPETSPFYIGPDEWTLSRFILHYAALCRLAGGVDAFCISSEMRGLTQIRGANNTFPAVQKMKELAAQVRLILGPDTKISYAADWTEYFGYQPQDGSGDRFFHLDPLWADDNIDFIGIDNYMPISDWRDGDAHLDAAFGSIYDVDYLRTNIQGGEGYDWYYRSDEARAAQIRTPITDGAHDEPWVYRYKDIRNWWENDHHERVDGVRSAAATAWVPQSKPIWFTELGCAAIDKGTNQPNKFLDQKSSESSLPRFSNGARDDLIQKQYLRAMHSYWRQDDNNPISSTYDGPMIDMSRAFVWAWDARPYPFFPNSLRVWSDGENYPRGHWINGRTSGRTLASVVGEICDRAGLTHYDTSELFGYVRGFIVSDVTDARGALQPLMLRHAFDAVERDGVLKFISRTGKHAVPLDPDRIAIHPDLDGRLEQSRESEADLAGRVRVRFVQTDGNFDVLSEEAILADDATHAVSSSEVPMALTRPEGRQVAERWLTEARIAREAIKLALPPSLVSVGAGDVIEVAADQSEGAGLYRVDRVEQGQMQLLEAVRIEPEVYTPSELSDELAGVREFVPPVPLSSVFMDLPLLTGDEVEHAPHVAVTGTPWPGGVAVYQSSSDSDFVLNSIISARASIGFLSSPLRRARSGVIDRAAPLEVKMIHGTLQSIPNLEFLNGGNLAAIGDGSAENWELVQFRDADLIGPEQYLLSHRLRGQAGTDALAPEEWPAGSWFVLMNGVPSQIGLLRALRRVSQTFRIGPSKRSYDDPSYTETVHAFNGNGLRPYAPVHVRLEPETDGIRAGWIRRTRLDGDDWDLPEVPLAEESESYTIRVSQSGQVVREVTVASPTWVYSDAMRQADGIVGGFELSVAQNSARFGPGPFASESWVG; translated from the coding sequence ATGGCGACCGTAATTCTATCGGCTGCGGGAGCGGCGATTGGTGGCTCTGTTGGCGGGTCGGTCCTGGGCCTGTCGTCGGTTGCGATTGGGCGCGCTGTCGGCGCGACATTGGGCCGGGTGATTGATCAGCGTGTCATGGGGCAGGGGTCCGAAGTTGTCGAGCACGGCAAGGTGGACCGGTTCCGCCTGTCGAACTCTGGCGAAGGTGCCGCAATTGCGCAGCTTTACGGGCGCATGCGCCTGGGTGGGCAGGTGATCTGGGCGTCGGATTTTCTGGAGACCGTCACGGTGAGTGGCGGCGGTGGTGGCGGCGGCAAGGGTGGGCCCAAGCCACCGCCCCAGCCGGAAGTGCGCGAGTATTCCTATTCGATCAGTCTTGCGCTTGCTGTCTGTGAAGGCGAAATCACCCGCATTGGACGTGTTTGGGCAGATGGCGAAGAGGTTGCCATCAATGATCTGAACATGCGCGTCTACACAGGTGCGCATGACCAATTGCCTGATCCGCTTATGGAAGCCATTGAGGGGCAGGGCAAAGTGCCTGCCTATCGCGGCACCGCCTATGTGGTTATCGAAAACCTGGCCTTGGGTCAGTTCGGCAACCGCGTGCCGCAGTTTTCGTTTGAAGTTGTGCGCCCAGAGCAGCCGGACCAACTGGAAGCCGACGAAGAGATCTCGCGTGCTGTCAAGGCCGTGGCTCTGATGCCCGGCACGGGCGAGTACGCCCTGGCGACCACCGCAATCAATTACATTGACGGCAACCAGGGGCGCTGGAGCGCCAACATCAACACGCCCGCTGGTCAGACGGATTTCAATGTGTCCTTTGACACGCTCCAGGATGAGCTGCCCAATTGCGAGGCGGTGTCGCTGATTGTGTCGTGGTTTGGAAACGATCTGCGGTGCGGGTCGTGTCAGATACAGCCCAAGGTGGAACGGAAGGATATCGAGGGCGAAAACGCGCCCTGGTTCTCGGGCCATCGGTTCCGGCACGAGGTCGCCGAGGTGCCACGTGTGGATGATCGCCCGATTTATGGCGGCACGCCGTCGGATGCGTCCGTGATCGAGGCCATTGGCGCAATGAATGCCGCAGGCAAGAAGGTGATGTTCTATCCCTTTATCCTGATGGATCAGTTGCAGGGCAACGATCTGCCTAACCCCTACGACCCCGATAGCACGCAGCCACATTTGCCGTGGCGTGGCCGCATCACATTGTCGAAAGCACCCGGTTTGGACGGGTCGCCTGATGGCTCGCCGCAGGCCGATACCGAGGTCGACGCTTTTTTCGGGACGGTCACGGCGGCGCATTTCCAGCCAGAAACCAGCCCGTTCTACATAGGACCAGATGAGTGGACCTTGTCCCGGTTCATCCTGCACTACGCCGCCTTGTGTCGCCTTGCCGGTGGTGTGGACGCCTTTTGCATCAGTTCCGAGATGCGCGGGCTGACCCAGATCCGCGGCGCCAACAACACATTCCCCGCAGTGCAGAAGATGAAAGAGTTGGCCGCGCAGGTCCGCTTGATCCTCGGGCCGGACACCAAGATCAGCTATGCCGCTGATTGGACCGAATACTTTGGTTACCAACCGCAGGACGGATCGGGCGACAGATTCTTTCACCTTGATCCGCTTTGGGCCGACGACAACATCGATTTCATTGGCATCGACAACTACATGCCGATTTCCGACTGGCGCGATGGCGATGCCCATTTGGATGCAGCGTTTGGCAGCATTTACGATGTCGACTATTTGCGCACCAATATTCAGGGCGGCGAAGGCTATGACTGGTACTATCGGTCTGACGAAGCGCGCGCGGCGCAAATCCGCACTCCGATCACAGATGGCGCGCATGATGAGCCGTGGGTGTATCGCTACAAGGACATTCGGAATTGGTGGGAAAACGACCACCATGAACGCGTGGACGGTGTGCGATCGGCTGCTGCCACGGCATGGGTGCCGCAGTCCAAACCGATCTGGTTTACCGAACTGGGATGCGCGGCCATCGACAAAGGAACGAACCAACCCAACAAGTTCCTTGATCAAAAGTCGTCGGAAAGCAGTTTGCCCCGGTTTTCCAACGGTGCGCGGGATGATCTCATCCAGAAGCAATATCTTCGCGCGATGCACTCTTATTGGCGGCAGGATGATAACAATCCGATCTCCAGCACCTATGACGGCCCGATGATCGACATGTCGCGCGCCTTTGTTTGGGCATGGGATGCGCGGCCGTATCCGTTTTTTCCGAATTCGCTGCGGGTGTGGTCAGATGGGGAGAACTATCCGCGTGGTCACTGGATCAATGGCCGTACCTCCGGGCGGACCCTGGCTTCGGTTGTTGGCGAGATTTGTGATCGGGCCGGGTTGACCCACTACGACACGTCAGAACTGTTTGGGTACGTGCGTGGGTTCATTGTCAGTGACGTCACGGATGCACGGGGCGCGTTGCAGCCTTTGATGCTCCGGCACGCCTTTGATGCGGTCGAGCGTGACGGCGTCCTGAAGTTCATTTCGCGCACAGGCAAACATGCCGTTCCGCTTGATCCTGACAGGATCGCGATCCATCCAGATCTGGACGGACGATTGGAGCAGTCGCGGGAGTCAGAGGCTGACCTGGCTGGGCGTGTGCGCGTACGCTTTGTCCAAACAGATGGCAATTTTGACGTTCTTTCAGAAGAAGCGATCCTTGCGGATGATGCGACGCATGCAGTGTCGTCCTCCGAAGTTCCCATGGCGCTGACCCGCCCCGAGGGCAGGCAGGTGGCCGAGCGTTGGTTGACCGAGGCGCGGATTGCCCGCGAGGCGATCAAGCTTGCGTTGCCACCTTCGTTGGTCAGTGTCGGCGCTGGCGACGTCATTGAAGTGGCGGCGGATCAATCCGAAGGCGCTGGGCTGTACCGTGTTGACCGGGTTGAGCAGGGCCAGATGCAATTGTTGGAAGCCGTTCGGATTGAGCCTGAGGTTTATACACCTTCCGAACTTTCGGATGAATTGGCGGGTGTACGGGAATTTGTGCCGCCTGTTCCCTTAAGCTCCGTGTTCATGGACTTGCCATTGCTGACCGGTGACGAAGTGGAGCATGCGCCGCATGTGGCGGTCACCGGTACGCCTTGGCCTGGCGGAGTGGCGGTTTATCAGTCGTCGTCGGATTCAGATTTTGTCCTGAACTCGATCATATCAGCCCGGGCCAGCATTGGGTTTCTGAGCAGCCCGTTGCGACGGGCCCGCAGCGGCGTCATCGACCGGGCTGCGCCGCTTGAGGTCAAGATGATCCACGGCACGTTGCAGTCGATCCCGAACCTTGAGTTCCTGAACGGAGGCAACCTGGCCGCCATTGGCGACGGTTCGGCGGAAAACTGGGAACTTGTGCAGTTCCGGGATGCGGATTTGATCGGACCGGAGCAATATCTTCTGTCGCATCGATTGCGCGGACAGGCCGGGACGGATGCGCTGGCGCCGGAGGAGTGGCCCGCAGGATCGTGGTTTGTTCTGATGAACGGGGTGCCGTCACAGATTGGGTTGCTGCGGGCGCTGCGGCGTGTGTCGCAAACCTTCCGCATCGGTCCATCGAAACGCAGCTACGACGATCCTTCGTATACCGAGACCGTGCACGCCTTTAACGGCAATGGATTGCGCCCATACGCGCCGGTTCACGTCCGCTTGGAACCTGAAACGGATGGCATCCGTGCGGGATGGATCCGGCGGACGCGTCTTGACGGGGACGATTGGGACCTTCCCGAAGTGCCGCTGGCCGAGGAATCCGAGAGTTACACGATCAGGGTCAGTCAATCAGGGCAGGTTGTGCGCGAAGTCACGGTCGCGTCTCCGACATGGGTGTATTCCGACGCGATGCGCCAAGCGGATGGGATTGTCGGCGGTTTTGAGCTGTCAGTGGCGCAGAATTCAGCGCGATTTGGACCAGGCCCCTTTGCATCGGAGTCTTGGGTTGGGTGA
- a CDS encoding pyruvate dehydrogenase complex E1 component subunit beta, translated as MATEILMPALSPTMEEGTLAKWLVKEGDTVSSGDIMAEIETDKATMEFEAVDEGIVGKILIEEGTEGVKVNTPIAVLIEEGESADDIEASSAPAPAALNGEEGKASSPATASTPDSAPTAPKVDSSPDWPEGTAMKEQTVREALRDAMAEEMRNDDTVFLMGEEVAEYQGAYKVSQGLLDEFGAKRVIDTPITEHGFAGIGVGAAFGGLRPIVEFMTFNFAMQAIDQIINSAAKTLYMSGGQMGAPMVFRGPNGAAARVGAQHSQDYAAWYMQVPGLKVVMPYSASDAKGLMKTAIRDPNPVIFLENEILYGRTFDVPDMNDFTVPFGKARIWREGDDVTIVSFGIGMQYALEAADKLAEEGISAEVIDLRTLRPMDTGTIINSVMKTNRCVTVEEGWPQGSVGNYISSVIMQEAFDYLDAPVINCTGKDVPMPYAANLEKHALITTGEVIEAVKQVTYR; from the coding sequence ATGGCAACCGAAATTCTGATGCCCGCCCTGTCCCCCACGATGGAGGAAGGCACGCTGGCGAAATGGCTGGTCAAGGAGGGCGATACGGTGTCGTCCGGTGACATCATGGCCGAGATCGAGACCGACAAGGCGACGATGGAGTTTGAAGCCGTCGACGAGGGGATCGTCGGCAAGATCCTGATCGAGGAAGGCACGGAAGGGGTGAAGGTGAACACCCCCATCGCCGTGTTGATCGAGGAAGGCGAGAGCGCCGACGACATCGAGGCGTCAAGCGCCCCTGCCCCGGCGGCGTTGAATGGCGAAGAGGGCAAGGCGTCGTCGCCCGCGACCGCATCGACCCCCGACAGCGCGCCCACGGCGCCCAAGGTCGACAGCAGCCCGGACTGGCCCGAAGGCACGGCCATGAAGGAACAGACCGTGCGCGAAGCGTTACGCGATGCCATGGCCGAAGAAATGCGCAATGACGACACCGTGTTCCTGATGGGCGAGGAAGTGGCCGAGTATCAGGGCGCCTACAAGGTATCCCAGGGCCTTCTGGACGAATTCGGCGCCAAACGTGTGATCGACACGCCCATCACCGAACACGGCTTTGCCGGGATCGGCGTTGGTGCGGCATTCGGCGGATTGCGCCCGATCGTCGAATTCATGACCTTCAACTTCGCCATGCAGGCGATCGACCAGATCATCAACTCGGCGGCCAAGACGCTCTATATGTCGGGTGGTCAGATGGGTGCGCCCATGGTGTTCCGCGGCCCGAACGGTGCCGCCGCGCGTGTGGGGGCTCAGCACAGCCAGGACTATGCCGCATGGTACATGCAGGTGCCGGGGCTGAAAGTGGTGATGCCCTATTCAGCTTCGGACGCCAAAGGGTTGATGAAGACCGCAATTCGCGACCCCAACCCGGTGATTTTCCTGGAGAACGAGATCCTTTATGGCCGCACGTTCGACGTGCCGGACATGAACGATTTCACCGTGCCGTTTGGCAAGGCCCGCATCTGGCGCGAAGGTGACGATGTGACCATCGTGTCCTTTGGCATTGGCATGCAATACGCGCTGGAAGCCGCCGACAAGCTGGCCGAGGAGGGCATCAGCGCCGAGGTGATCGACCTGCGCACCCTGCGCCCGATGGACACTGGCACAATCATCAATTCTGTCATGAAAACAAATCGTTGCGTGACGGTCGAGGAAGGTTGGCCACAAGGGTCGGTCGGTAACTACATCAGCTCGGTCATCATGCAGGAAGCATTCGACTATCTGGACGCGCCGGTCATCAACTGCACGGGCAAGGATGTTCCGATGCCCTATGCCGCGAACCTCGAAAAGCATGCGCTGATCACCACCGGCGAAGTGATCGAAGCCGTCAAACAAGTCACCTACCGCTAA
- a CDS encoding pyruvate dehydrogenase complex dihydrolipoamide acetyltransferase, translating to MPTEILMPALSPTMEEGTLAKWLVKEGDTVSSGDLLAEIETDKATMEFEAVDEGTVGKILVAEGSEGVKVNTPIAVLLEDGESAEDIGSTSSAPAPEAAPAADATAEVSTPAAAETAAPAPAAPTKDGTRIFASPLARRIAAQKGLDLAALKGSGPHGRIVKADVEKAEAAPAKASEPTATPALAASAPAGPSGDAVTKMYEGRDYEEVKLDGMRKTIAARLTEAKQTVPHFYLRRDIKLDALLEFRGTLNGQLADRGIKLSVNDFIIKACALALQQVPDANAVWAGDKVLKLTPSDVAVAVAIEGGLFTPVLQDAHQKSLSALSAEMKDLAGRARDRKLAPHEYQGGSFAISNLGMFGIDNFDAVINPPHGAILAVGAGVKKPVVGKDGELEVATVMSVTLSVDHRVIDGALGAQLLQAIVDNLENPLAMLA from the coding sequence ATGCCGACAGAAATTCTCATGCCCGCGCTGTCTCCGACGATGGAGGAAGGCACACTTGCGAAATGGCTGGTCAAAGAGGGCGATACGGTGTCGTCCGGTGACCTTCTCGCCGAGATCGAGACTGACAAGGCGACGATGGAATTCGAAGCCGTGGATGAAGGGACCGTGGGCAAGATCCTGGTGGCCGAGGGCAGTGAGGGGGTAAAGGTGAACACGCCGATCGCCGTCCTGCTGGAAGACGGCGAAAGCGCCGAAGACATAGGCAGTACCTCGTCCGCCCCGGCACCCGAGGCTGCTCCGGCAGCTGACGCGACGGCAGAGGTATCCACACCGGCGGCTGCCGAAACGGCGGCACCCGCACCAGCGGCCCCAACCAAGGACGGCACCCGCATTTTTGCCTCGCCGCTTGCCCGCCGCATCGCCGCACAAAAAGGTCTCGACCTGGCTGCCCTCAAGGGCTCTGGCCCGCATGGGCGTATCGTCAAGGCCGACGTGGAGAAGGCCGAAGCCGCTCCTGCAAAAGCCTCCGAACCCACAGCAACGCCGGCACTTGCAGCGTCCGCGCCGGCAGGCCCGTCCGGCGACGCCGTCACCAAAATGTACGAGGGGCGCGACTACGAAGAGGTCAAGCTGGACGGCATGCGCAAAACCATTGCAGCGCGTTTGACCGAAGCCAAGCAGACCGTGCCGCACTTCTATCTGCGCCGCGACATCAAGCTGGATGCGCTGTTGGAATTTCGCGGCACGCTCAACGGTCAACTCGCGGATCGCGGCATAAAGCTCTCGGTCAATGACTTCATCATCAAGGCCTGCGCCCTCGCCCTGCAACAGGTGCCTGACGCCAATGCCGTTTGGGCAGGCGACAAGGTGTTGAAACTCACCCCATCGGATGTGGCCGTTGCTGTGGCAATCGAAGGCGGCCTTTTCACACCTGTGCTGCAGGACGCACATCAGAAATCGCTATCTGCGCTGTCTGCCGAGATGAAGGATCTGGCGGGTCGTGCACGCGACCGAAAGCTGGCGCCGCACGAGTATCAGGGCGGCAGCTTTGCCATATCGAACCTCGGGATGTTCGGCATCGACAACTTCGATGCGGTCATCAATCCGCCCCACGGCGCGATCCTGGCCGTTGGCGCCGGGGTCAAAAAGCCCGTGGTCGGCAAGGATGGAGAACTGGAAGTCGCGACTGTAATGTCCGTCACTCTGTCAGTCGATCACCGTGTCATCGATGGCGCGCTTGGCGCACAACTGCTGCAAGCCATCGTCGACAATCTGGAAAATCCGTTGGCCATGCTCGCCTAA
- a CDS encoding septum formation initiator family protein, whose translation MIRTARPALGTFVFFSVAFALAIYFTFAAVQGDFGVFRRAEIQAEARDLSVQLADVQAQVAEMENLTKRLSDDYLDLDLLDEQARSVLGMLRSDEIVIR comes from the coding sequence ATGATCCGCACCGCACGTCCCGCATTGGGCACATTTGTCTTTTTTTCCGTCGCCTTCGCGCTGGCGATCTATTTCACCTTTGCCGCTGTGCAGGGGGATTTTGGCGTATTCCGCCGGGCGGAAATTCAGGCCGAAGCGCGGGACCTGTCGGTGCAACTGGCCGACGTGCAGGCGCAGGTGGCCGAGATGGAAAACCTGACCAAGCGGTTGTCGGACGATTACCTGGACCTGGATCTGCTGGACGAACAGGCCCGGTCCGTGCTGGGCATGTTGCGCAGCGACGAGATTGTCATTCGCTGA